The following are from one region of the Sebaldella sp. S0638 genome:
- a CDS encoding single-stranded DNA-binding protein, with translation MNIVCLSGYISTHELKLQQTESGKTYLRFSIAISNGKNKEGKAYDPDFINCEAWEERALHISEYYSKGKGIEITGKIKQDKWEDENGNKRNRLKVLVDRIEFPKSNKNENGTGKATEPHSWEPGGADNDTIDDDDFPF, from the coding sequence ATGAATATAGTGTGCTTAAGTGGTTATATATCTACCCATGAATTAAAACTGCAGCAGACAGAAAGTGGAAAAACTTATTTAAGATTTTCAATAGCAATTTCAAACGGTAAAAATAAAGAAGGAAAAGCATATGATCCTGATTTTATAAATTGTGAAGCATGGGAAGAAAGGGCATTACATATTTCTGAATACTATTCTAAAGGAAAAGGTATAGAAATAACTGGAAAAATAAAACAGGACAAGTGGGAAGATGAAAATGGAAATAAAAGAAATAGATTAAAAGTCTTGGTAGATAGGATAGAATTTCCTAAATCAAATAAAAATGAAAATGGAACTGGAAAGGCGACAGAACCTCATAGTTGGGAACCAGGTGGAGCAGATAACGACACTATAGATGATGACGATTTTCCATTTTAA